The Coregonus clupeaformis isolate EN_2021a chromosome 26, ASM2061545v1, whole genome shotgun sequence genome window below encodes:
- the LOC121540314 gene encoding alpha/beta hydrolase domain-containing protein 17A, with translation MNGLSVSELCCLFCCPPFPSRIAAKLAFLPPEPTYSLLPDLEGSADPGTAGTAGLRSRGSGVHGVAVGGSGSTGPAEGKWKLHLTERAEFQYSQRELDATEVFLTRSSRGNRVGCMYIRCAPTARFTVLFSHGNAVDLGQMSSFYIGLGTRINCNIFSYDYSGYGVSTGKPSEKNLYADIDAAWQALRTRYGISPENIILYGQSIGTVPTVDLASRYECAAVVLHSPLTSGMRVAFPDTKKTYCFDAFPNIEKVSKITSPVLIIHGTEDEVIDFSHGLALFERCPKAVEPLWVEGAGHNDIELYSQYLERLRRFIGQELAAQHA, from the exons ATGAATGGCCTATCTGTCAGTGAGCTATGCTGCCTGTTCTGCTGCCCCCCCTTTCCGAGCCGTATTGCTGCCAAGCTTGCCTTCCTGCCTCCTGAGCCTACATATtccctcctcccagacctggaggGGTCTGCAGACCCGGGGACAGCAGGGACCGCAGGGCTAAGATCCAGAGGTAGTGGGGTACATGGAGTTGCTGTAGGGGGTTCAGGCAGCACTGGTCCTGCAGAAGGAAAATGGAAGCTCCACCTGACAGAGCGAGCTGAGTTCCAGTATTCCCAGAGAGAGCTGGATGCTACAGAGGTGTTCCTTACCCGCTCCAGTCGTGGCAACAGAGTGGGCTGCATGTACATCCGCTGTGCCCCCACTGCCAG GTTCACAGTGCTGTTCTCCCACGGCAACGCGGTGGACCTTGGCCAGATGAGCAGCTTCTATATCGGCCTGGGAACGCGTATCAACTGCAACATCTTCTCCTACGACTACTCCGGCTACGGTGTCAGCACGGGCAAGCCTTCAGAGAAGAACCTCTACGCTGACATTGACGCTGCCTGGCAGGCCCTGCGCACACG ATATGGCATCAGCCCAGAGAACATAATCCTGTACGGGCAGAGCATTGGCACTGTACCCACGGTCGACCTGGCATCACGGTATGAGTGTGCCGCCGTGGTGCTCCACTCCCCCCTCACCTCTGGCATGCGGGTGGCCTTCCCAGACACCAAGAAGACCTACTGCTTTGATGCTTTCCCCAA catTGAGAAGGTGTCTAAGATCACGTCGCCGGTGCTGATCATCCACGGGACGGAGGACGAGGTGATCGACTTCTCCCACGGCCTGGCTCTGTTCGAGCGCTGTCCCAAGGCCGTGGAGCCACTCTGGGTGGAGGGGGCGGGACACAACGACATCGAACTGTACAGCCAATACCTGGAGCGCCTGCGCCGCTTCATTGGCCAGGAGCTGGCTGCACAGCACGCCTGA